Proteins found in one Methanomassiliicoccus sp. genomic segment:
- a CDS encoding pyruvate, phosphate dikinase, with translation MSISEKMTNTGLPGLDEILNGVILGDNVVFQVDDIEDYMRFVSPFCLEARKGGKDLIYFRFADHRVVIPQGSCDHIYELHPEAGFENFISEIFSVIEEFGKGAFYVFDCLSELTVDWYSDRMLGNFFMLTCPYLYDYDTVAYFALYRNHHTTFAIDAIHSTAQVVMDVYTHRDEIYVHPLKVDGRQSKTMYMLHRWEGEEFAPVLTSTTTAEILTEVPQPWLDYSLHQQDIWTKCFLHAHKVVDATSADRSEDWRGSSLFNRLVRMAFTRDERLTRLIEQYLEFSDLVDIGKRMIGTGLIGGKSVGMLLARAILKKKDERWTVRLEPHDSFFIGSDVFYTYLIQNRCWWIRRRLNDPSSGFVLDEDAESRLRTGRFPKDIEAQFIKMLEYFGQSPIIVRSSSLLEDAYGNAFSGKYESVFCANQGTPQERLENFLDAVRRVYTSTLNKEALAYRAHWDLLDRDEQMAILVQRVSGSVNGDQFFPQIAGVGDSFNPYVWNSEIDPKAGMLRLVFGLGTRAVERIDDDYTRIVALNAPLRRPEAGSEDVRRYSQKKADILDLTANRHTSRDFREIVEPLNDFPLEIFASRDLALERRVRDAGGDEVFSWTLTFDELLSKGSFVKDMRDMMSVLEEAYQHPVDIEFTANFNDLSDYRINLVQCRPFQTKGDILSVENTCSVTAEQKVLESAGPVIGSNIAATVDRIIYVVPEVYGGMKLSDRYTVARTVGKLAHLKKEGGKPTILLIGPGRWATADPFLGVPVSFSEIDTVSILCEVVAMHEGLVPEASLGTHFFNDLVEYDMLYCAVYPAREGHVLNSEFFASSENKLTALLPDAEPLSSVIKVIDGEDISRICVSSDVLKQKLTCYFDCSSE, from the coding sequence GTGAGCATTTCGGAAAAGATGACCAACACTGGGCTCCCCGGTCTCGACGAGATACTCAACGGGGTCATACTGGGGGACAACGTCGTCTTCCAGGTGGACGACATCGAGGACTACATGCGCTTCGTGAGCCCCTTCTGCCTGGAGGCCCGCAAGGGAGGGAAGGACCTCATCTACTTCCGCTTCGCAGATCACCGGGTGGTCATTCCCCAGGGATCGTGCGACCACATCTACGAGCTCCATCCTGAGGCCGGCTTCGAGAACTTCATCTCTGAGATATTCAGCGTCATCGAGGAGTTCGGCAAGGGCGCGTTCTATGTCTTCGACTGCCTCTCCGAGCTTACTGTGGACTGGTATAGCGACCGCATGCTTGGCAACTTCTTCATGCTCACCTGTCCCTACCTCTATGACTACGACACGGTCGCCTACTTCGCCCTCTATCGCAACCACCACACCACCTTCGCCATAGATGCCATACACTCGACGGCCCAGGTGGTCATGGACGTATACACGCACAGGGACGAGATCTATGTGCACCCCCTCAAGGTGGATGGACGGCAGTCCAAGACCATGTATATGCTGCACCGCTGGGAGGGAGAGGAGTTCGCGCCGGTGCTCACCAGCACCACCACCGCGGAGATCCTCACCGAGGTCCCCCAGCCATGGCTGGACTACTCGCTGCACCAGCAGGACATCTGGACCAAGTGCTTCCTCCACGCTCACAAGGTCGTCGATGCCACCAGCGCGGACCGGAGCGAGGACTGGAGGGGCAGCAGCCTGTTCAACCGCCTGGTGCGCATGGCCTTCACCCGCGACGAGAGGCTGACGAGGCTCATCGAGCAGTACTTGGAGTTCTCCGACCTGGTGGACATCGGTAAGCGGATGATAGGCACCGGCCTCATAGGGGGCAAGTCCGTGGGCATGCTCCTGGCCCGGGCTATCCTGAAGAAGAAGGATGAAAGATGGACGGTGAGGCTGGAGCCGCACGACTCCTTCTTCATAGGCTCCGACGTGTTCTACACCTACCTCATCCAGAATCGTTGCTGGTGGATACGCAGGAGGCTCAACGATCCCAGCTCTGGGTTCGTCCTGGACGAGGATGCGGAAAGCCGTCTACGCACGGGTAGGTTCCCCAAGGACATCGAGGCCCAGTTCATCAAGATGCTGGAGTACTTCGGGCAGTCGCCCATAATCGTTCGCTCCTCCAGCCTCTTGGAGGATGCCTACGGGAACGCTTTCTCGGGGAAGTACGAGAGCGTCTTCTGTGCTAACCAGGGGACGCCCCAGGAAAGGTTGGAGAATTTCCTCGATGCCGTGCGTCGGGTGTACACCAGCACGCTCAACAAGGAGGCGCTCGCCTACCGCGCCCACTGGGACCTGCTGGACCGCGACGAGCAGATGGCCATCCTGGTTCAGCGTGTCTCCGGCTCCGTGAACGGGGACCAGTTCTTTCCGCAGATCGCCGGAGTGGGGGACTCCTTCAATCCCTACGTGTGGAACAGCGAGATAGACCCTAAAGCGGGAATGCTCCGCCTGGTGTTCGGCCTGGGCACGAGGGCGGTAGAGCGCATCGATGACGACTACACCCGCATCGTGGCGCTGAATGCCCCGCTGCGCCGCCCCGAGGCCGGCTCCGAGGACGTGAGGAGATACTCGCAGAAGAAGGCGGACATATTGGACCTGACGGCCAACCGCCACACGTCGCGAGACTTCCGCGAGATCGTGGAGCCCTTGAACGACTTCCCCCTGGAGATATTCGCCAGCCGCGACCTGGCACTGGAGAGGCGGGTCCGGGACGCGGGCGGAGATGAGGTGTTCTCATGGACCCTAACCTTCGATGAGCTCCTATCCAAGGGCTCCTTCGTCAAGGACATGCGGGATATGATGAGCGTCCTGGAGGAGGCGTACCAGCACCCCGTGGACATCGAGTTCACGGCCAACTTCAACGATCTGTCGGACTACAGGATCAATCTCGTGCAGTGCCGGCCGTTCCAGACCAAAGGGGACATCCTGAGCGTGGAGAACACCTGCTCCGTCACCGCGGAGCAGAAGGTCCTGGAGTCCGCGGGTCCGGTCATCGGCAGCAACATCGCCGCCACCGTGGACCGCATCATCTACGTCGTCCCCGAGGTCTACGGCGGGATGAAGCTCTCCGACCGTTACACGGTCGCACGGACCGTAGGCAAGCTGGCGCACCTGAAGAAAGAGGGAGGGAAGCCCACCATACTGCTCATCGGCCCGGGGCGGTGGGCCACCGCCGATCCCTTCCTGGGGGTCCCCGTGTCCTTCTCGGAGATAGACACCGTGTCCATACTGTGCGAGGTGGTGGCCATGCACGAGGGGCTGGTACCGGAGGCGTCCCTGGGCACCCATTTCTTCAATGACCTGGTGGAGTACGACATGCTCTACTGCGCCGTCTACCCCGCAAGGGAGGGGCATGTGCTCAATAGTGAGTTCTTCGCCTCCTCCGAGAACAAGTTGACAGCTCTCCTGCCGGACGCGGAGCCGTTGAGTTCGGTGATCAAGGTCATCGACGGCGAGGACATCTCCCGCATCTGCGTCAGCTCCGATGTGCTGAAACAGAAGCTGACCTGCTACTTCGATTGCTCATCGGAATGA
- a CDS encoding tyrosine-type recombinase/integrase, translated as MPYAKQGAFYEAIREYLTSLRPRDARTERGVVRKKTVYEYQGILYEAGQLLGLPDPRHVTLAQMKALESQISGGSERTFAKKLSVIRAFLRYSGNQDALKWRVARHPTPYRGGVFLSERQVAKLHQEAARLGPLAELVISLAVDNGLRCVDIHNLTMENALEFLDFGESEILGKGRDGGKMALQTFSKYTIGPLKRYLAEREKMFERNHAPPSEFLVWKETTYFRPARMRRADKDDMRDIAIILSERMKLRFGMHDLRRTLGHRLHRRGWPIETIAKILRHEDCGQTFRAYIGVDSCEMRAALDSLTPEMSSQSETGA; from the coding sequence ATGCCCTATGCGAAGCAGGGGGCGTTCTACGAGGCCATCAGAGAATACCTTACGTCACTGCGCCCGAGGGACGCCAGGACCGAGCGCGGCGTGGTGAGGAAGAAGACCGTTTACGAGTATCAGGGGATACTGTACGAGGCCGGGCAGCTGCTCGGCCTACCGGACCCCAGGCACGTGACGCTCGCTCAGATGAAGGCGCTGGAGTCGCAGATCTCGGGCGGCTCGGAGAGGACGTTCGCGAAGAAGCTGTCCGTCATCCGGGCCTTCCTGAGATACAGCGGCAACCAGGACGCGCTGAAATGGCGCGTTGCGAGGCATCCCACGCCATATCGCGGAGGGGTGTTCCTGAGCGAGCGGCAGGTGGCGAAGCTGCACCAGGAGGCGGCAAGGCTCGGCCCGCTGGCAGAGCTGGTGATATCGTTAGCCGTGGACAACGGCCTGCGGTGCGTGGACATCCACAACCTGACGATGGAGAACGCCCTGGAGTTCCTGGACTTCGGGGAGAGCGAGATATTAGGGAAGGGCCGCGACGGGGGCAAGATGGCCCTGCAGACCTTCTCCAAGTACACCATCGGGCCGCTGAAGCGGTACCTCGCCGAGCGCGAGAAGATGTTCGAGAGGAACCATGCCCCGCCGTCCGAGTTCCTGGTGTGGAAGGAAACGACTTACTTCCGACCGGCCAGGATGCGCCGGGCAGACAAGGACGACATGCGGGACATCGCCATCATCCTCTCCGAGAGGATGAAACTGCGGTTCGGCATGCACGATCTGCGCCGGACGTTGGGCCACCGGCTGCACCGCCGGGGATGGCCGATAGAGACCATCGCCAAGATACTGAGGCACGAGGACTGCGGTCAGACGTTCAGAGCGTACATCGGCGTGGACTCGTGCGAGATGAGGGCGGCGCTAGACTCACTGACTCCCGAAATGTCAAGCCAGTCGGAGACCGGCGCGTAA
- a CDS encoding MarR family transcriptional regulator: protein MVIAWVNINAFGFVECRTPKLNYNILHKYTCLMASAVYKAQLMEERLSIAVLLTLAEEKEPIVKGVLASKIARSAGTVIDRVNELLEAGLVTESKEETRPFRKFVELTPRGRTVAEHLAAIEEILEEK from the coding sequence ATGGTGATAGCCTGGGTGAATATTAATGCTTTCGGCTTTGTAGAATGCAGAACACCGAAACTAAATTATAATATTCTACATAAATATACATGCTTGATGGCTTCTGCAGTGTACAAAGCACAACTCATGGAGGAGAGGCTATCAATTGCTGTTCTTTTAACCCTGGCAGAGGAGAAAGAGCCTATTGTCAAAGGTGTTCTCGCAAGTAAAATCGCGAGGAGCGCCGGAACGGTGATCGACCGAGTTAATGAGCTATTGGAGGCAGGCCTTGTCACTGAGTCCAAAGAGGAGACTCGCCCCTTCCGTAAGTTTGTTGAGCTCACCCCCCGGGGCCGCACCGTTGCTGAGCACCTTGCGGCCATCGAGGAGATCTTGGAGGAGAAATAA
- a CDS encoding adenylosuccinate lyase — protein MLICPLDYRYGKKEMKAVFSEENRLRSQLLVEAALARAHAAVGNIPDDAAEIITEKCSPEHVKLERVKEIEAETKHDVMAMVNAISEQCGDAGRYVHLGATSNDIVDTAAALEFKAALDMIEEDLDKFIITLCALAARHRDTVMMGRTHGQFAIPTTFGFKVSGYVMEMLRHRDRLREARPRICVGKMSGAIGTGAGFGDKFFRIQQLVMQDLGLGVEEAATQIVGRDRYAELVFLLSIIATSCERYATEVRNLQRSEIAEVAEAFDAKKQVGSSTMAQKRNPMLSENVCGLARIVRAYLDPQLECMVLWHERDLTNSSAERFILPHAAVLTDDILSKMNDVFAHLTVNEANMLRNIDSAGGFIMAESVLLALASKGMGRQEAHELVRKVSRKAEDEGKDLKEALKANRAVSKLLKGKELDMVMDPTNYVGQAPEMVDRTVAYAEATLGRKII, from the coding sequence ATGCTCATTTGTCCTCTTGATTATCGTTATGGAAAGAAGGAGATGAAGGCCGTATTCTCGGAGGAGAACCGCCTCCGGAGCCAGCTTCTCGTTGAAGCGGCCCTAGCGCGCGCCCATGCCGCGGTCGGCAACATCCCCGATGATGCTGCGGAGATCATCACAGAGAAGTGCTCCCCGGAGCACGTGAAACTGGAGAGGGTCAAGGAGATAGAGGCGGAGACCAAGCATGACGTCATGGCCATGGTCAACGCCATCTCCGAGCAGTGCGGGGACGCCGGCCGCTACGTCCATCTGGGCGCCACGTCCAACGACATCGTGGACACCGCCGCGGCCCTGGAGTTCAAGGCCGCCCTGGATATGATCGAGGAGGACCTTGACAAGTTCATAATCACGCTCTGCGCCCTCGCGGCGAGGCACCGGGACACGGTGATGATGGGCAGGACCCATGGGCAGTTCGCCATCCCCACCACCTTCGGCTTCAAGGTCTCCGGCTACGTCATGGAGATGTTGCGCCACCGAGACCGCCTGCGGGAGGCCCGGCCGCGCATATGTGTGGGGAAGATGTCCGGGGCCATCGGCACCGGCGCCGGCTTCGGGGACAAGTTCTTCAGGATACAGCAGCTGGTCATGCAGGACCTGGGCCTGGGGGTGGAAGAGGCGGCCACGCAGATAGTGGGCCGGGACCGCTACGCTGAGCTGGTATTCCTATTGAGCATCATCGCCACCTCCTGCGAGAGGTACGCCACCGAGGTGCGGAACCTGCAGCGCTCGGAGATAGCGGAGGTGGCGGAGGCCTTCGACGCCAAGAAACAGGTAGGCTCCTCGACCATGGCCCAAAAGCGGAACCCCATGCTCTCGGAGAACGTCTGCGGTCTGGCCCGGATCGTGCGCGCGTACCTCGACCCTCAGCTGGAGTGCATGGTACTCTGGCACGAGAGGGACCTTACCAACTCCTCCGCGGAGAGGTTCATCCTCCCCCACGCTGCCGTGCTCACCGATGATATCCTCAGCAAGATGAACGATGTGTTCGCCCACCTCACGGTGAACGAGGCCAACATGCTGCGTAACATCGACTCCGCCGGGGGGTTCATCATGGCCGAGTCCGTTCTCCTGGCCCTTGCCAGCAAGGGAATGGGGCGGCAGGAGGCGCACGAGCTGGTACGAAAGGTGAGCAGGAAGGCCGAGGATGAGGGCAAGGACCTCAAGGAGGCGCTGAAGGCCAATCGTGCGGTCTCCAAACTATTGAAAGGGAAGGAGCTGGACATGGTCATGGACCCCACGAACTACGTTGGCCAGGCCCCGGAGATGGTCGACCGCACCGTCGCCTACGCCGAGGCAACGCTGGGGCGCAAGATCATCTGA
- a CDS encoding MBL fold metallo-hydrolase — protein sequence MVSIHPITIPFKVPISPTVSLDRFVNIFLVEGNDLTLIDSGVRGAESIILHKVRSLGRRPKELRKLVLTHSHPDHIGAAREIVDATGCEVLAHEGERSWIEDPAVQKAERPVPGFDSLVSGPVSVDTVLRDGDRIDVGSGELSVVFTPGHSPGHISLWSSQGRTIITGDAVPVPGDLPIYDDAFSTLGSLRRLRGLGAEIMLSAWERPLEGREINKRLDDASLLVQTVHRSVVRNSTGPEVSPELMAAVMRDLHLPEAQANPMVARTIRSHLRYKYDGH from the coding sequence ATGGTCTCCATTCATCCCATCACCATACCTTTCAAGGTGCCCATCTCCCCCACCGTCTCCCTCGACCGCTTCGTCAACATCTTCCTGGTGGAGGGGAACGATCTGACCCTCATAGATTCCGGGGTGAGGGGGGCGGAGAGCATCATCCTGCACAAGGTGCGCTCCCTGGGACGTCGTCCCAAAGAGCTGAGGAAGCTGGTCCTGACACACTCCCACCCGGACCATATCGGAGCGGCCAGGGAGATCGTCGACGCCACTGGCTGCGAGGTCCTGGCGCATGAGGGCGAGAGATCATGGATTGAGGACCCCGCGGTGCAGAAGGCGGAGAGGCCGGTCCCCGGATTCGACTCCCTGGTGTCCGGTCCCGTGTCCGTGGACACTGTGCTCAGGGACGGGGACCGGATCGACGTGGGGAGCGGGGAGCTGTCGGTGGTGTTCACCCCCGGGCACTCTCCCGGGCATATCTCCCTGTGGTCCTCCCAGGGACGCACGATCATCACCGGCGATGCCGTCCCCGTGCCCGGGGACCTGCCCATATATGACGACGCCTTCTCCACTCTGGGCTCGCTGCGCCGCCTGCGCGGCCTGGGGGCGGAGATCATGCTGTCCGCCTGGGAAAGACCACTAGAGGGGCGGGAGATCAATAAGCGCCTTGATGACGCTTCCCTCCTGGTGCAGACCGTCCACCGCTCAGTGGTGCGCAACTCCACCGGCCCAGAGGTCTCGCCGGAGCTGATGGCGGCGGTGATGAGGGACCTGCATCTCCCCGAAGCACAGGCCAACCCTATGGTCGCCCGTACCATCAGATCACACTTACGCTACAAGTACGATGGGCACTGA
- a CDS encoding PAS domain S-box protein, which yields MMDVLYIDDEKALLDVCKAFLELSGDMTVETTTSVKGARTLMAEKRFDAIISDYQMPEMNGIDFLKILRSQGNGIPFILFTGKGREEVVIEALNSGADFYLQKGGNPTAQFKELEYKVKEAVRRIRAESALKMNEARLSKAQAIGQIGSWEYTWNGASGMLWGSDESWRIFGMPRPSDGTIGWSKIAERIVGKERAVQALRDLIDRGPAYDMEYQVLPADNSPPRFVRSSAELLCDQDGTPSKIVGVIQDITVKRQVEARLNRLNKELMAIKECNKAMIRARTEQELVNDICRIVCEVAGYKVAWIGMAERDEQRSVRPVAWSGDIDDYLRDLRVSWTDDENGRGAMGTAIRTGRSVTMRNLETNPLMRPWRDKLLKLGFRSMVAIPIVDSSLAFGAMGIYTDDPEGFTPEEVELLEDMTADLAFGILGLRAKERQLRAETALRRSEERFRTLFEEAPIAISISPDFVRRECNRRFVKLFGYDDIEELRDKHILDLVSPRERPHIQPVLDREHLGRLEEMTTFGLRKDGSEFPMHVLMTEVEISSRRAFLAFFTDMSDRFAMGSMLKESEEKYRTIIEQAPLAFALIDASGTIMEVNPQFCDMMRCSMEDVLGKRPQDLMLPDDQLRMEDQLPALHDRGSGSMQARLFRGDGTFVTVSVFAIELANGSTMVFIEDITERRDWERTLGEREEELRKSMQKFQAIFEGAAVGIVTADLEGRPVEFNDRFVQITGFSPQELMGMRTADHAHPEDASVVRSLYASLKAGAIDHFEKDVRYVRKDGAVVWARLYCSMLVDPRGRPEKVLTIVDDVNDRRRMNDALRVSEEMHSKLVSTIPDIVIRTDMDGTIVLVNDPALELSGYARDEVLGHVLFSFIAEEDRDRSLYNAVRMLERKIGPQEYHLVMKDGEKLLFEANGDVLRDVDGEPTGLVFVCRDLTERRQMETRLKEADRRLSILDGITRHDTLNKLVALQGYIDLERLGNREAKRAERLDNMERNVRFLREQADATREYQGIGMGRPEWQSLRQVWFRAVRNADLGKVAVDAEVEDVEILADPLVYKVFHNLIDNSLKHGGKVDRIEVRTERSGWDLMIVYADNGNGIADKENLFKRGHGTNHGLGLFLSREILDITGMAMTENGELGRGVRFQIVVPANCFRTV from the coding sequence ATGATGGACGTCCTCTACATCGACGACGAGAAGGCGTTGCTCGATGTCTGCAAGGCTTTCCTGGAGCTTTCCGGGGACATGACCGTAGAGACCACCACATCGGTCAAGGGAGCGAGGACGCTGATGGCCGAGAAGAGATTTGACGCCATCATCTCCGACTACCAGATGCCGGAGATGAACGGCATCGACTTCCTGAAGATCCTACGCTCGCAAGGAAATGGCATACCCTTCATCCTCTTCACCGGGAAGGGCCGTGAGGAGGTTGTCATCGAGGCCCTGAACTCCGGCGCCGACTTCTACCTGCAGAAGGGCGGGAACCCCACAGCTCAGTTCAAGGAGCTGGAGTATAAGGTCAAGGAGGCCGTCCGACGCATTCGGGCCGAGAGCGCCCTCAAGATGAACGAGGCCCGGCTGTCCAAGGCCCAGGCCATCGGACAGATCGGGAGCTGGGAGTATACCTGGAACGGAGCGTCCGGTATGTTGTGGGGCTCGGACGAGAGCTGGCGCATCTTCGGCATGCCCCGGCCGAGCGATGGGACCATAGGGTGGTCCAAGATCGCCGAACGCATCGTGGGGAAAGAGCGCGCCGTCCAGGCGCTGAGGGACCTTATCGACAGGGGCCCGGCCTACGACATGGAGTACCAGGTCCTGCCTGCTGATAACAGCCCACCTCGCTTCGTGAGGTCGAGCGCTGAGCTTTTGTGTGACCAGGACGGGACGCCTTCCAAGATCGTAGGCGTCATCCAGGACATCACCGTGAAGAGGCAGGTAGAGGCGCGCCTGAACCGCCTGAACAAGGAACTGATGGCCATCAAGGAGTGCAACAAGGCCATGATCAGGGCCCGGACGGAGCAGGAGCTGGTAAACGACATCTGCCGCATCGTATGCGAGGTCGCGGGGTACAAGGTGGCGTGGATCGGCATGGCCGAGCGCGATGAACAAAGGTCGGTGCGGCCGGTGGCCTGGAGCGGCGATATCGACGATTATCTGAGGGACCTAAGGGTGAGCTGGACCGATGATGAGAACGGAAGAGGGGCCATGGGCACGGCCATCCGGACCGGGAGGTCGGTCACTATGCGGAACCTGGAAACCAACCCCCTGATGCGGCCATGGCGGGATAAGCTGCTGAAGCTGGGTTTCCGTTCCATGGTGGCCATACCTATTGTGGACTCTTCCCTTGCCTTCGGCGCCATGGGCATCTACACGGATGATCCGGAGGGCTTCACCCCCGAGGAGGTCGAGCTCCTGGAGGACATGACCGCGGACCTCGCCTTCGGCATCCTGGGCCTGAGGGCCAAGGAGCGCCAGCTGAGAGCGGAGACGGCATTGAGGAGGAGCGAGGAGCGCTTCCGCACCCTGTTCGAGGAGGCGCCCATTGCCATCAGCATCTCCCCCGACTTCGTGAGGCGGGAGTGCAACCGGCGTTTCGTGAAGCTGTTCGGATACGATGACATCGAAGAGCTGCGGGACAAGCACATCCTCGATCTCGTCTCCCCCCGCGAGCGCCCGCATATACAGCCGGTGCTGGACCGCGAGCACCTGGGCCGGCTGGAGGAGATGACGACCTTCGGCCTGCGGAAGGACGGAAGCGAGTTCCCCATGCACGTACTCATGACGGAGGTGGAGATCTCATCGCGCAGGGCCTTCCTGGCCTTCTTCACCGACATGAGCGACAGGTTCGCCATGGGATCGATGCTAAAGGAGAGCGAGGAGAAGTACCGCACCATCATCGAGCAGGCCCCTCTGGCCTTCGCCCTCATCGATGCCTCTGGAACCATCATGGAGGTGAACCCCCAGTTCTGCGACATGATGCGGTGCTCCATGGAGGACGTGCTCGGCAAGAGGCCGCAGGACCTCATGCTGCCGGACGACCAGCTCCGCATGGAGGATCAGCTGCCCGCTCTCCACGACAGAGGCTCGGGGTCCATGCAGGCCCGCCTGTTCCGTGGCGACGGCACTTTCGTGACGGTCTCCGTTTTCGCCATTGAGCTGGCCAACGGCAGCACCATGGTCTTCATCGAGGACATCACCGAGAGGAGGGACTGGGAGAGGACACTGGGCGAGAGGGAGGAGGAGCTGCGGAAGAGCATGCAGAAGTTCCAGGCCATCTTCGAGGGGGCCGCGGTGGGCATAGTAACCGCGGACCTGGAAGGGAGGCCAGTTGAATTCAACGACAGGTTCGTCCAGATCACCGGATTCTCTCCCCAGGAGCTTATGGGGATGAGAACCGCAGACCACGCTCACCCCGAGGACGCCTCCGTGGTAAGGAGTCTGTACGCCTCGCTGAAGGCCGGCGCCATAGACCACTTCGAGAAGGATGTCCGCTACGTCCGAAAGGACGGGGCGGTGGTGTGGGCGCGGCTGTACTGCAGCATGCTGGTCGATCCCCGCGGCCGGCCGGAGAAGGTCCTGACTATCGTTGACGACGTGAACGACCGCAGGAGGATGAACGATGCGCTGCGCGTGAGCGAGGAGATGCACTCCAAGCTGGTGTCCACGATCCCGGACATCGTCATCAGGACCGACATGGACGGCACCATCGTCCTGGTGAACGATCCGGCCCTGGAGCTGAGCGGGTACGCTCGGGACGAGGTGCTTGGCCACGTCCTGTTCTCCTTCATCGCGGAGGAGGACCGGGATAGGAGCCTATACAACGCCGTGCGGATGCTGGAGCGGAAGATCGGTCCGCAGGAGTACCATCTTGTTATGAAGGACGGAGAGAAGCTGCTGTTCGAGGCCAACGGGGACGTTCTAAGGGACGTTGACGGGGAGCCCACGGGGCTGGTCTTCGTCTGCCGGGACCTCACCGAGCGCAGGCAGATGGAGACCAGGCTCAAGGAGGCGGACCGGAGGCTGAGCATACTTGACGGGATCACCAGGCATGACACTCTGAACAAGCTCGTGGCCCTCCAGGGGTACATCGACTTGGAGCGTCTGGGGAACAGAGAGGCCAAGAGAGCGGAGAGGCTGGACAACATGGAGAGAAACGTCCGCTTCCTGCGCGAGCAGGCCGACGCTACCAGGGAGTACCAGGGCATCGGAATGGGGCGACCGGAGTGGCAATCGTTGCGACAGGTCTGGTTCCGGGCGGTCCGTAATGCCGATCTGGGAAAGGTAGCGGTGGATGCTGAAGTGGAGGACGTAGAGATACTCGCTGATCCCCTGGTTTACAAGGTGTTCCATAACCTCATCGACAACTCCCTGAAGCACGGGGGGAAGGTGGACAGGATCGAGGTGCGCACCGAGAGGTCCGGATGGGACCTGATGATCGTGTACGCGGACAATGGGAACGGCATCGCGGACAAGGAGAACCTGTTCAAGAGGGGGCACGGGACGAACCACGGCCTGGGGCTGTTCCTGAGCAGGGAGATCCTCGACATCACCGGCATGGCGATGACCGAGAATGGCGAGCTTGGCAGAGGTGTGAGGTTCCAGATCGTCGTACCCGCGAACTGCTTCAGAACGGTTTAG
- a CDS encoding flavodoxin (An electron-transfer protein; flavodoxin binds one FMN molecule, which serves as a redox-active prosthetic group) — protein MNVLVVLLSYHHGNTKKVADVIARVLDADVRTPQDVTPEEASRYDLLGMGSGIYSGRHHQALLELAERLPPVTSKRAFLFSTSSAVMVGDAGSKRFQEYMGEIHAPLREKMIYKGYSISGEFSCPGLNTNSFIRHFGGLNKGRPNVEDLAHAEDFARMVLTEASR, from the coding sequence ATGAACGTTCTAGTGGTCCTGCTCTCATACCATCACGGCAACACCAAGAAGGTCGCGGACGTCATCGCCAGGGTCCTTGATGCCGATGTCAGGACGCCGCAGGATGTCACCCCTGAAGAGGCCTCGCGTTACGACCTCCTGGGAATGGGTTCCGGTATTTACAGTGGTAGGCACCACCAGGCCCTCCTGGAACTCGCCGAAAGGCTGCCTCCGGTCACCTCCAAGAGGGCGTTCCTGTTCTCTACCAGCAGCGCGGTCATGGTAGGCGACGCTGGAAGCAAGCGCTTCCAGGAATATATGGGCGAGATCCACGCTCCCCTACGCGAGAAGATGATCTACAAGGGCTATTCCATCTCAGGGGAGTTCAGCTGCCCCGGCCTAAACACTAACAGCTTCATCCGTCACTTTGGAGGGCTGAACAAAGGGAGGCCGAACGTCGAGGACCTCGCCCATGCGGAGGATTTCGCCAGAATGGTGCTGACAGAAGCCTCTCGATGA